The Balneolaceae bacterium genomic sequence TGGAAGAACGATTGACTTCGGGTCTCCGTGATGCGGCATGGTAACGACAATAAATGCAGAAGGAAGCTAATTTTCAAAAGAGGGTGCCCCTGAGCGTCTGGCACAGCCGGACTTGCAGGCGTCCCGTTCCGATCAGGCAAAGGCCTTCTGGATGGATCGCTCCAGGTCGCTCATCTGAATGGGTTTGACCAGGTAATCGATGAAATGGGTTTTTTTGGCCCGGCTGAGGTTGTACTGGTCGGAATTGCCGGTGATGTAGATGACGGGCACTTCGGACCATTCCCGGATGGTCTGCATGGCAGCGATGCCGTCGATTTCGTCCTTGAGCTGAATGTCCATCAGGATAAGGTCGGGCTTCAGCTCACGGGTGGTTTCGATGGCTTTGGCGCCGGTGATCACCTTGTTGATCACCTTGTGGTTGAGCTTCATGATCATGCGCTCAAGCACCATCGATATAATCATGTCGTCCTCGACAATGAGGATTTTTCTGGACTCGTCCATCATCCATTATGACCGTTTTGCAACCTTTGTTCAGGGGCTGAAAAGAGCAATTCGTAACCAATAAAGTAAAAAAAAGGGGATTAACCTAAAGCCACGTCAAGCACCATCATGACACTGAAGCCCAGCATGGTGCCCAGGGTGGCGATGTCGGTGTTGCCGCGCAGCTGCGATTCGGGAATGAGTTCTTCCACCACCACGTAGATCATGGCGCCTGCCGCAAAGGAGAGGGCGTAGGGCAGCATGGGCTGCACCGTCAGAACCGCCCAGGCGCCGACGACGGCCGCGATGGGCTCGACTATACCCGAAAGCTGCCCGTACCAGAAACTACGTCGCACCGATATGCCCTCGCGTCGAAGGGGCATGGAGACGGCCACGCCCTCCGGAAAGTTCTGGATGCCGATACCCAGCGCCAGGGTGATGGCGCCCATGACGGTGGCCGCCCCGGAAGGATCAACCCCAGAGGCCGCCGCCCCGAAAAGAACTCCCACGGCCAGTCCCTCGGGAATATTGTGGAGGGTGATGGCCAGCACCAGCAGGGTGGCCCTGCGCCAGGTGGTGGAGATGCCCTCTGCCTCCTCCATGGGAAAGCCGATGTGCAGGTGAGGCAGGAACTGATCGCATATCCTGAGGAAGACTCCCCCGGCCAGGAAGCCGACCACTGCGGGAAACCACTCCACCAAACCCTGCGCGGCGGCCATGTCGATGGAGGGCACCAGCAGGGACCAGAAACTGGCGGCGATCATCACGCCGGCTGCAAAGCCCATCATGGCGTCCAGCACCTTGCTGTTGACGGTGCGGGTAAAAAAGACCAGTCCCGCGCCCAGGGCGGTCATCAGCCAGGTAAAGAGTCCCCCGGCCAGGCTCTGGGTAACGGGGGGGAGTCTCAGGAAAAAGTCGTGGATGTCAGCCAAGACAGGAGGCTGTTAACGTTCGGTCTTCCAGTGGATGATGCCGCCCGCCTGCTTGCCCACTTCGATGACGGCGGTACGCTCCAGGCGCTGTAGGTCGATCACGTCCACCGATCCCGGTTCGCCGCCCTTGCCTTCCACGGAGATGAAGGCGAAACGGCTGTCGGGGGATATGCTCACTCCGTGGGTGACCGTGCGGCTGTTGGGGATGACGGCCACCTCCTCGCCGCTGTCGAGATTCCATACGCCCGTCGTACCGCCGCTCTTGTAGCTGGCCACCAGGTAGCGTCCGTCGTGGGCCACCTCCAGGTTATAGGGGGCGGAACCTTCAGGGGCCTGGAAACGGCGGGTGACGCTCCACGACTCCCGGTCGATTTCCAGAATTTCGTCGGAGCCGTTGCCGGCCACATAGACCATGGGACGGTCGGGGTGGGGGTCGGCCCAGGTGGGCTTGACCTCCGGCTGCATGCCGGACATCCCGGAGCCGTCGGACATGCCGCCCATCTCCGCATGGCCGCTCATGCCGCCCTCGTCGACGGGGTGATCGGGTCCGCCGTCTCGGCGGAGTCCCAGCCGGCGGGAAATCTTCATGGTGGCGGTGTTGATCTCCATCAGCTCGTCGGTCATCATGGAGACGTGGTACTGCCGGCGTCCGTCTTCGGTGATGCGAGAGCCGTGGGGCATGATGCCCGTGGGGATCTTGGTAATCTCCTCCATCACCTCGGGATCCACCACCGAAACGGTGGAGGGCTCGTGGTCGCCGTGAAGGTTGAAGTTCACCACGTAGAGCAGGCCCGTGGCACGGGAGATCTCCATGCTGGCGGGAAACATGCCCAGCTCGGTGCGGGCCACCATCTCATTGGTGCCCGTGGTGTACTTGTAGAGCCAGCCGTAGGGGTTGCCGTGGGCGATGGAGAGATACCAGTGCTCCCCGTCGGGGGAGATGTTGATGCCGTGGGGACCCTCGTTTTCGGTGGGCCACTGTCCCACGGCCACGGCGTCCTCCACCGCGCCCTCACCCGTTTGGGCATTGTAGGAGACCAGGTAGACCTGGTCGTCGGATTCGGCCGCCACGTAGACGTAGTAGGTCTGCGCCTGCGCCCCGGCCTGGGGCTGAAGGGTGAAGGCGATCAGCGCGGCAAGGAAAAGTAGTAATGTACGCATAGGTGCTTCTTTTGATGGATCAGTTCGTGCCCTGGGCCGGGTCGACCAGTTTGAGGGCCCAGAGGCCGGAGTTCCAGTCGCTCATGAAGATGTAGCCCTTGTAGGGCTGGGGTCCCCATGCCATCGGCGCATTGGGGACGCGTCCCTCGTGGTGGGTGGGAACGTAGTGGGCGATCTCACGCCCCTGCTCGTAGAGGTTGCCCATCAGCTCCCCGGAGATGTCCACTACCCGGAGTCCGGCGTTGTAATAGGCGATGTAGAGGGTGTCCCCCTTGACCCAGAAGTTGTGAGTGCCTGCTTCCGGGATCTGGTAGCGGGCCACCTCTTTCGGGCTGTCCCAGCCACCCTCGAACTTGATAAAGTGCATGTAGCCGGCGGGTACGGTGGGTTCGTTCTCCGTGTTGATGCCGTTGGGAAACGACTCGTCGCCCGCAATCACGTAGAAGTCGCCCGTCGATTCGCTCTTGAAGGGGAAGGCGGCGTGATTGCGTCCGCTGGGGTAGGCATAACTCCCAAGCTGCACGGGATTGGACAGGGAACCGGCGCCGACGGCATGCCCTTCGGGGCTCTGGGCCGCAGGCGTACTGCCCACGTCCACCGCCACCACACCGTCGCCCCAGTTGGAGCTGTAGGCGATGCCGTTTTCCACCCAGACATCGTGGATGGAATGGCCGGGCGTGTCGAGCTCGAAGCGGCTGACCCGGTAGGGGTTTTTGGGGTCCTCGATGTTGATAATGTCGTAGCGCCGCCCGTTGTTCACGGCAAACACATGGTCTTCGTAGATAAAGGCGTTATGCACGCCGCCGGTGAGGCCGTCTTCAAATTCCGAGTGCACGGTAACGTTGTGCGGGTCGGTAATGTCAAGAATGAATATGCCGTTTTTGCGGTCGGAGGCGCCCTCGCGGGTGATCACGGCCACGCGGCCGTCCTCGGAGACCTTCACATCGTTGACGGTGCGGGCGTCCACGGTCACCGTATCAATGATGCTCATGTTGGCCGGGTCGGTGACGTCCCAGAAGTAGGCCTCGCCGTTGGCACCCCAGGTGCCGGTCAGGGCGTAGTCGCCCCCGTCCACGCCTTCCCATACCCAGAGGTCGGAGGTATGCACGTCGGAGACCAGGCCGTGTCCCACTACCTCCACCTCCTTCTGCACGTTGCGGGCGTCCACCCGGATGGTATGCTCGGCGGCCATGCCGCCCGCCTTGGCGGTCACGGTAAAGAGTCCCGTCATGTTGGCCACAAAGCGGCCGTCCTGCTTGATAAGTCCGCTGGAGCCCTCACCCAGGTCGTCGTCGGTCTGGGCGCTGAAGGAATAGCTCAACGGCATGTCGCTCACCGGGCTGCCCGAAGCGTCCAGGGGACGGGCCGTGAAGCGCACCACTTCGCCTGTGACGGCGCGGTCGGTGTTGCTGGTAAGCTCAATTTCAGTGACCGGGTTGGGCTGCACGGCAAGTTCCCAGGTGGTCTGCACGCCCTGCACGCTGGCAGTGAGGGTGGCGCTGCCCGCCTCGCCGGCCTGCAGCCGGTTGAAACGGTCTACCCTCGCCACGTCGGGATCGGAACTGCTCCAGGTTACCTGCAGGGTGTCGCGGTCGAAGCCCATCTGGTCGGTAATGTCATAGTTGATGGGCACCACGGTGCCGGCGTAGATGTTGCCGGGCTTGTCGGTGATGACGATCTCCTGAAGTGCGGGATAGCTCACCTCCACCGGAAAGCTGGCCGTGATCCGCTCGTCCCAGCCACCCACGGTCCTCGCGTAAAGGTCGAAAGTTCCGGGGCGCAGGGCGGTGACGCGGGCGGCGGATTTGCCGGTCTCCTCAACGCGGATGGACTCGCCGTCGCCGGTGTAAAAGATGACCGAATCGGCCAGGGCGTTGCCGTCGGCGTCATAGGCGGTGGCGGACACCTCCACCGAGGCGTTTACCTGCAGGCTGATCTGCTCGGGCTCGAGGACAATGGTGCCGTCCTCGTCGTCCTGCGCCATTACGGCCGGGGCGGTGAGAAGCATCGCCAGGAGGAGGGTGAGAAGGGAGCTCGTTTGGAAGTTCTTCATGATCGGGTACTTGAATGGGTGGTTGGTATGTCAGGGCGGTAAGTAATCAAAGTAATCAAAAAATCGCGTGAATATGAAGTGCCCGCGTTGCATATCACATATTATTACAGTGCGTACGGCGAGCCGGCTGCCGGTCGCCGCTGGTACGGAGGGTCCGGGCGCGGCGGCGGAAGCCGGTAATTCGGGCCACCGGCGCCTGTGAAAAGAAGACGTTAATCCTTACCTTTACGCGCCTGTTACATCACGCCACCGGCAACCCTGAGACCATTCCTTTCATGAGTATCCGCTTCGATAAAGAACGCTTCCTGAATCGCCACAACGGCTCCGACGGGCAGGCCCTGCAGGAGATGCTGGAGGCGGTGGGTGCGGAATCCCTTGACCAGCTGGTGGACGAGACCATTCCCGCCGGCATCCGCCTGAAGGAAGAGACCGGGCTGGAGGAGCCCATGAGCGAGCACCGCTTCCTGGAGGAGTTCCGCGCGATGGCCTCCGAAAACAAGGTGTACGACTCCTACATCGGCATGGGCTACCACGACACGATCACGCCCAACGTAATTCTGCGCAATGTGCTGGAGAATCCCGGCTGGTACACCTCCTACACACCCTACCAGGCGGAAATCTCCCAGGGACGCCTGGAGGCGCTTCTCAACTTTCAGACCATGGTCTCCGACCTGACCGGCATGGAACTGGCCAACGCCTCGCTGCTGGACGAGGGCACCGCGGCCGGCGAGGCCATGTCGATGTTCTACTCCTCCCTGCGCGGACGCAAGCGCAAGGAGGCGAAGACCTTCTTTGTATCGGAGGGCTGCCACCCGCAGACCGTGGAGGTGGTGCGCGGCCGGGCCGAGCCGATGGACATCGAGATTGTGACCGGCGACCCGGAGGAGGTGGACGTGACCGATCCCGGTCTCTTCGGCATGCTGCTGCAGTACCCCGACAGCGACGGCCGGGTGCGCGACTACCGCGGGCTTATCGCCGCGGCCACGGAGAACGAGGTCTACACCGTGGTGGCCGCCGACCTGCTCAGCCTCACCCTGCTTACCCCGCCGGGCGAGATGGGCGCCGACGCCGTGGTGGGCTCCAGCCAGCGTTTCGGCGTGCCCATGGGCTACGGGGGACCCCACGCGGCCTACTTCGCCACACGTGAGGATTTCAAGCGCCAGGTGCCGGGCCGCATTATCGGCGTGACGAAGGACGCCGAGGGCAACCCGGCCTACCGCATGGCCCTGCAGACGCGCGAGCAGCACATCCGCCGCGAACGGGCCACCTCCAACATCTGCACCGCCCAGGTGCTGCTGGCCGTGATGGCCGGCTTCTACGGGGTGTGGCACGGTCCGGAGGGCCTGCGCCGCATTGCCGAACGCATCCACGGCCTAGCGCGCACCATGGAGAGGGGACTCGCCGAACTGGATCTCGAGGTGGCGCACGATCACTATTTTGACACCCTGAAGGTGCCGCTGGAAGCCTCCGCCGTGCAGGCCGTACGACGCGAGGCGCTGAAGCGGGAGATCAACCTGCGCTACTACGGCGAGGAGGCCGTGGGCATCGCCTTCGACGAGGTAAAGGACCTGGACGACGTGGATGCCCTGCTGGATATTTTTGCGAAGGCGGCCGCGCCCGATGGCGCCAAGGCCTCCCCGGCGGCCGAACTGTCGCAGGGACTTGAGGTGGAGCTTCCCGACGGGCT encodes the following:
- a CDS encoding YncE family protein, with the protein product MRTLLLFLAALIAFTLQPQAGAQAQTYYVYVAAESDDQVYLVSYNAQTGEGAVEDAVAVGQWPTENEGPHGINISPDGEHWYLSIAHGNPYGWLYKYTTGTNEMVARTELGMFPASMEISRATGLLYVVNFNLHGDHEPSTVSVVDPEVMEEITKIPTGIMPHGSRITEDGRRQYHVSMMTDELMEINTATMKISRRLGLRRDGGPDHPVDEGGMSGHAEMGGMSDGSGMSGMQPEVKPTWADPHPDRPMVYVAGNGSDEILEIDRESWSVTRRFQAPEGSAPYNLEVAHDGRYLVASYKSGGTTGVWNLDSGEEVAVIPNSRTVTHGVSISPDSRFAFISVEGKGGEPGSVDVIDLQRLERTAVIEVGKQAGGIIHWKTER
- a CDS encoding ZIP family metal transporter, whose product is MADIHDFFLRLPPVTQSLAGGLFTWLMTALGAGLVFFTRTVNSKVLDAMMGFAAGVMIAASFWSLLVPSIDMAAAQGLVEWFPAVVGFLAGGVFLRICDQFLPHLHIGFPMEEAEGISTTWRRATLLVLAITLHNIPEGLAVGVLFGAAASGVDPSGAATVMGAITLALGIGIQNFPEGVAVSMPLRREGISVRRSFWYGQLSGIVEPIAAVVGAWAVLTVQPMLPYALSFAAGAMIYVVVEELIPESQLRGNTDIATLGTMLGFSVMMVLDVALG
- a CDS encoding response regulator, coding for MDESRKILIVEDDMIISMVLERMIMKLNHKVINKVITGAKAIETTRELKPDLILMDIQLKDEIDGIAAMQTIREWSEVPVIYITGNSDQYNLSRAKKTHFIDYLVKPIQMSDLERSIQKAFA